Proteins co-encoded in one Cupriavidus taiwanensis genomic window:
- a CDS encoding PaaI family thioesterase yields MPPPTDNPLLDYLGIRLASVGDGRCAFELDVEPRHLNRQGSVQGGVIATLLDAACGYAGLPTGADGALGHAVTVMLAISYLSKASAGRLRATATVSRAGNSLYFASAELATDAGVQVATAQGTFKRSRILPES; encoded by the coding sequence ATGCCGCCGCCCACCGACAACCCGCTGCTGGACTACCTCGGCATCCGCCTGGCCAGCGTGGGCGACGGCCGCTGCGCCTTCGAGCTGGACGTCGAGCCGCGCCACCTGAACCGGCAGGGCAGCGTGCAGGGCGGCGTGATCGCCACGCTGCTCGACGCCGCGTGCGGCTACGCCGGCCTGCCGACCGGCGCCGACGGCGCCCTCGGCCACGCCGTGACGGTGATGCTGGCCATCAGCTACCTCAGCAAGGCCAGCGCGGGCCGGCTGCGCGCCACCGCGACGGTGAGCCGCGCCGGCAACAGCCTGTACTTTGCCTCGGCCGAACTGGCCACCGATGCCGGCGTGCAGGTCGCCACCGCGCAGGGCACGTTCAAACGATCCCGCATCCTTCCGGAGAGCTGA
- a CDS encoding CaiB/BaiF CoA transferase family protein, giving the protein MLRDALDGLTVIDFTQIGAGPTCTMLLADMGARVIKVEPPGGELGRGLGPGWLGDDSALFHGFNRNKLGVALDLKSPEGLAVARRMAAEADIVVESMRPGVMERLGLGHVELSALNPALVYCSISAYGQDGPYAGRAGVDGIIQADSGLMSLIGLPDGEPCKVQAPVVDVMTGYVACVGILGKLSQRARDGQGGHLDVSLLNAALALQQSSLTSYCADGQLPQRAGSAAPYAAPNQAFRTADGWIMVAAYMPERWRRLCDVLGLPAMADDPRFATSPLRVANRGAMVEALTSAFVTRSTDAWLALLQDADILCARVATYEDLMAHPQVAANRMVQRVRHQTLGEVRMPGFPINSAQENALPARPAPACGQHTQAVLADFGYTRAQIAALQARGAIHCADVQPLAATTA; this is encoded by the coding sequence ATGCTGCGCGACGCACTGGACGGACTGACCGTCATCGACTTCACCCAGATCGGCGCCGGGCCGACCTGCACCATGCTGCTGGCCGACATGGGCGCCAGGGTCATCAAGGTAGAACCGCCCGGCGGTGAACTGGGCCGCGGGCTCGGCCCTGGCTGGCTGGGCGACGACAGCGCGCTGTTCCACGGCTTCAATCGCAACAAGCTGGGCGTGGCGCTGGACCTGAAATCCCCCGAGGGTCTCGCGGTGGCGCGCCGGATGGCGGCCGAAGCCGACATCGTGGTGGAAAGCATGCGCCCCGGCGTGATGGAGCGCCTCGGGCTGGGCCATGTCGAACTGTCGGCGCTGAACCCGGCGCTGGTCTACTGCTCGATCTCGGCCTATGGCCAGGACGGCCCGTATGCCGGCCGTGCCGGCGTCGACGGCATCATCCAGGCCGATTCGGGGCTGATGAGCCTGATTGGCCTGCCCGACGGCGAGCCGTGCAAGGTACAGGCGCCGGTGGTCGACGTGATGACCGGCTATGTCGCCTGCGTCGGCATCCTGGGCAAGCTGTCGCAGCGGGCCCGCGACGGCCAGGGCGGGCATCTCGACGTCAGCCTGCTCAACGCCGCGCTGGCGCTGCAGCAATCGTCGCTCACCAGCTATTGCGCCGACGGGCAACTGCCGCAACGCGCGGGCAGCGCCGCCCCCTACGCGGCGCCCAACCAGGCCTTCCGCACCGCGGACGGATGGATCATGGTCGCAGCCTACATGCCCGAGCGCTGGCGCCGGCTGTGCGACGTGCTGGGCCTGCCGGCGATGGCCGACGATCCGCGCTTTGCCACGTCGCCGCTGCGCGTGGCCAACCGTGGGGCCATGGTCGAGGCACTGACCAGCGCGTTCGTGACCCGCTCCACCGACGCATGGCTGGCGCTGCTGCAGGACGCCGATATCCTGTGCGCACGCGTCGCCACCTATGAAGACCTGATGGCGCACCCGCAGGTGGCGGCCAACCGCATGGTGCAGCGCGTCCGGCACCAAACGCTGGGGGAGGTCCGCATGCCCGGCTTCCCGATCAACAGTGCGCAGGAAAACGCGCTGCCGGCGCGGCCAGCGCCGGCGTGCGGGCAGCACACGCAAGCGGTACTGGCTGACTTCGGCTACACCCGCGCACAGATTGCCGCGCTGCAGGCGCGCGGCGCGATCCACTGCGCCGACGTCCAGCCGCTGGCCGCCACCACCGCCTGA
- the gcvA gene encoding transcriptional regulator GcvA, protein MDKLPPLNALRAFEAAARHLSITIAAEELHVTPGAVSRQIRSLEDGLGVQLLHRGHRQISLTRTGEDYYRAVTRAMDDLREATRRLGKRARRKQLKVRAYTTFAMRWLIPRLSSFHAANPGIEVLLTASLDPVDFRKEDIDGAIRLGDGKWSGVNSHRLVSNILVPVCSPGVAAGSPKVKKPADLQHQTLLHSIARPDDWAHWLKAARADAQVDARSGMTFQSSAMAYAAAMEGQGFAIAQRFLVAADLEAGRLVAPFRQAVDMGDFTYYLLTPADRKESASMAVFREWLLAQCETQG, encoded by the coding sequence ATGGACAAACTGCCTCCCCTGAACGCCCTGCGCGCCTTTGAAGCGGCGGCCCGGCACCTGAGCATCACCATCGCCGCGGAAGAGCTGCACGTGACGCCGGGCGCCGTCAGCCGCCAGATCCGCTCGCTGGAAGATGGCCTGGGCGTGCAGCTGCTGCATCGCGGCCACCGGCAGATCTCCCTGACCCGCACCGGCGAGGATTACTACCGTGCCGTGACCCGGGCCATGGACGACCTGCGCGAGGCCACGCGGCGGCTCGGCAAGCGCGCCAGGCGCAAGCAGCTCAAGGTGCGCGCCTACACCACCTTCGCCATGCGCTGGCTGATTCCGCGGCTGTCGAGCTTCCATGCGGCCAACCCGGGCATCGAGGTGCTGCTGACCGCATCGCTGGATCCGGTCGATTTCCGCAAGGAAGACATCGACGGCGCGATCCGCCTCGGCGACGGCAAGTGGAGCGGCGTGAATTCCCACCGGCTGGTGTCCAACATCCTGGTGCCGGTGTGCAGCCCAGGCGTTGCCGCCGGCAGCCCGAAGGTGAAGAAGCCGGCCGACCTGCAGCACCAGACGCTGCTGCATTCGATCGCGCGTCCGGACGACTGGGCGCACTGGCTGAAGGCCGCGCGCGCCGATGCGCAGGTCGATGCGCGCAGCGGCATGACCTTCCAGAGTTCCGCCATGGCCTACGCGGCGGCAATGGAAGGGCAGGGCTTCGCCATCGCCCAGCGCTTCCTGGTCGCGGCCGACCTGGAGGCCGGGCGGCTGGTCGCGCCATTCCGCCAGGCGGTCGACATGGGTGATTTCACTTACTACCTGCTGACGCCGGCGGACCGCAAGGAAAGCGCCAGCATGGCGGTGTTCCGCGAGTGGTTGCTGGCGCAATGCGAGACCCAGGGCTAG
- a CDS encoding oxidoreductase, whose product MSANTNIAANATNATGKVWFITGASRGFGLELTRAALARGDRVVATARRPETVTDAVGAHDRLLAVALDVTSEAQASAAAEAAVARFGRIDVLVNNAGYGLLGAVEEASAREVEQQFATNVFGVLNVTRAVLPQMRRQRSGHVVNISSIGGYAAYPGWGVYGATKFAVEGLTEALDAELAPLGVRATVVEPGFFRTDFLDASSLVRVGTEIAEYAETVGAMRGHMASANHQQPGDPAKLAAALLALADSDNPPVRLPLGSDTIARIAEKNRKVESELAAWHALAVSTDHVSAGA is encoded by the coding sequence ATGTCCGCCAACACCAACATCGCTGCCAACGCCACCAACGCGACCGGCAAGGTCTGGTTCATCACCGGCGCCTCGCGCGGCTTCGGCCTGGAACTGACCCGTGCCGCGCTGGCCCGCGGCGACCGCGTCGTCGCCACCGCGCGCCGCCCTGAAACCGTCACCGACGCCGTCGGCGCGCACGACCGCCTGCTCGCCGTGGCGCTCGACGTCACCAGCGAGGCGCAGGCGAGCGCCGCCGCCGAGGCCGCCGTGGCCCGCTTTGGCCGCATCGACGTGCTGGTCAACAACGCCGGCTACGGCCTGCTGGGCGCGGTGGAGGAAGCCTCGGCGCGCGAAGTCGAGCAGCAGTTCGCCACCAATGTCTTTGGCGTGCTCAACGTGACGCGCGCGGTGCTGCCGCAGATGCGCCGCCAGCGCAGCGGCCACGTCGTCAATATCTCGTCGATCGGCGGCTACGCGGCCTATCCCGGCTGGGGTGTCTACGGCGCCACCAAGTTCGCGGTGGAAGGACTGACCGAAGCGCTCGACGCCGAGCTGGCGCCGCTGGGCGTGCGCGCCACCGTGGTCGAGCCGGGCTTCTTCCGCACCGACTTCCTCGATGCCAGCTCGCTGGTCCGCGTCGGCACCGAAATCGCCGAATACGCTGAAACCGTCGGCGCGATGCGCGGCCACATGGCGTCGGCCAACCACCAGCAGCCCGGCGATCCCGCCAAGCTGGCCGCCGCGCTGCTGGCCCTGGCCGACAGCGACAACCCGCCGGTGCGACTGCCGCTGGGCTCCGATACCATCGCCCGCATTGCGGAAAAGAACCGCAAGGTGGAGAGCGAACTGGCGGCGTGGCATGCGCTGGCGGTATCGACCGACCACGTCAGCGCGGGCGCCTGA
- the fusA gene encoding elongation factor G, whose amino-acid sequence MHDSPDAIRTVALLGHAGSGKTSLVEALLHKGGALHTPGSVERGSTVSDSDPLERKYKRSLSSAITHVDFRDTRIYLLDTPGYPDFSGLAISALAAVETAAIVINAQTGIEMTTRRAMAWAQSRQLCRMIVINGIDGEKVDLPGLLAEIQEAFGKECLPINLPAGNGGKVVDCFFNPAGESDFLSVASAHEALIDQVIEIDPELMELYLEQGEAITPEQLHAPFERALREGHLVPICFTSAATGAGVEELLDVFVRLLPNPTEGNPPLFYRATGQDAEGTEQRKAVRAEPVPDKHVLAHVFKVVVDPYVGKLAVFRIHQGTVTRDSQLYIGEGRQPFKVAHLLLLQGKETQEVPRAGPGNICAVAKVDELGFDAVLHDATEDGDIHLTPLEFPTPIYGLAIEPARRGNEQRLAEVLHKLSAEDPCLRIEHPAGTNETVVFGLGEFHLRCALERLTEQYKLEVTTRPPKIAYRETIGARAEGHHRHKKQTGGAGQFGEVMLRIEPLARGAGFDFVDAVKGGAIPGQFIPAVEKGIRQALDSGPLAGFPMQDVRVTVYDGKSHPVDSKEVAFATAGRKAFIDAVLKARPSVLEPIVDIEVTAPGSAMGDIIGDLSTKRGQVHGTRTAAGNAVIVAGQVPLSELNDYQSRLNSITGGHGSYTIQFSHYDNVPPAQQEKMASRHKAQQDTD is encoded by the coding sequence ATGCACGACAGTCCCGATGCCATCCGCACCGTTGCCCTGCTCGGGCATGCGGGAAGCGGCAAGACCTCGCTGGTCGAAGCGCTGCTGCACAAGGGGGGTGCGCTGCACACTCCGGGCAGCGTCGAGCGCGGCTCGACGGTCAGCGACAGTGATCCGCTGGAGCGCAAGTACAAGCGCTCCCTCAGTTCCGCCATCACCCACGTCGACTTCCGCGACACCCGCATCTACCTGCTCGATACACCGGGCTATCCCGATTTTTCCGGCCTGGCGATCAGTGCGCTGGCAGCGGTCGAGACCGCGGCCATCGTCATCAACGCGCAGACCGGGATCGAGATGACCACGCGCCGCGCCATGGCCTGGGCGCAGTCGCGGCAACTGTGCCGGATGATCGTCATCAACGGCATCGACGGCGAGAAGGTCGACCTGCCGGGGCTGCTGGCCGAGATCCAGGAGGCGTTCGGCAAGGAGTGCCTGCCCATCAACCTGCCGGCGGGCAACGGCGGCAAGGTGGTGGACTGCTTCTTCAATCCGGCCGGCGAGTCGGATTTTTTATCGGTGGCGTCGGCGCATGAAGCGCTGATCGACCAGGTGATCGAGATCGATCCCGAACTGATGGAGCTGTACCTGGAACAGGGCGAGGCGATCACGCCCGAGCAGCTGCACGCCCCGTTCGAGCGCGCCCTGCGCGAAGGACACCTGGTGCCGATCTGCTTTACCTCGGCCGCCACCGGCGCTGGGGTCGAGGAACTGCTCGATGTCTTCGTGCGGCTGCTGCCCAACCCCACCGAAGGCAACCCGCCGCTGTTCTACCGCGCCACCGGCCAGGACGCCGAGGGCACCGAGCAGCGCAAGGCGGTGCGCGCCGAGCCGGTGCCGGACAAGCACGTGCTGGCGCATGTGTTCAAGGTGGTGGTCGATCCCTATGTCGGCAAGCTGGCGGTGTTCCGCATCCACCAGGGCACGGTCACGCGCGACAGCCAGCTCTATATCGGCGAGGGCCGCCAGCCGTTCAAGGTGGCGCACCTGCTGTTGCTGCAAGGCAAGGAGACACAGGAAGTGCCGCGCGCCGGCCCGGGCAATATCTGCGCGGTGGCCAAGGTCGATGAACTGGGTTTTGACGCGGTATTGCACGACGCCACCGAGGATGGCGACATCCACCTGACGCCGCTGGAGTTTCCCACGCCGATCTACGGCCTGGCGATCGAGCCGGCGCGGCGCGGCAACGAGCAGCGGCTGGCCGAGGTGCTGCACAAGCTCAGCGCCGAAGACCCCTGCCTGCGTATCGAGCATCCCGCCGGCACCAACGAGACCGTGGTGTTCGGACTGGGCGAGTTCCACCTGCGCTGCGCGCTGGAGCGGCTGACCGAGCAGTACAAGCTGGAAGTCACAACGCGCCCGCCCAAGATCGCCTATCGCGAAACCATCGGCGCCAGGGCTGAGGGCCATCACCGGCACAAGAAGCAGACCGGCGGCGCGGGACAGTTCGGCGAGGTAATGCTGCGCATCGAGCCGCTCGCGCGCGGCGCGGGCTTCGACTTCGTCGATGCGGTCAAGGGCGGCGCGATTCCGGGCCAGTTCATTCCCGCCGTCGAGAAAGGCATCCGCCAGGCGCTGGACAGCGGCCCACTGGCAGGGTTTCCGATGCAGGACGTGCGCGTGACCGTGTACGACGGCAAGAGCCACCCGGTCGATTCGAAGGAGGTCGCGTTCGCCACCGCGGGGCGCAAGGCGTTTATCGACGCGGTGCTCAAGGCCAGGCCGAGCGTGCTCGAGCCGATCGTCGATATCGAGGTCACGGCGCCGGGCAGCGCCATGGGCGATATCATCGGCGACCTGTCGACCAAGCGCGGCCAGGTCCACGGCACGCGCACGGCGGCCGGCAACGCGGTGATCGTCGCCGGACAGGTGCCGCTGTCGGAGCTCAACGACTACCAGTCACGGCTGAACAGCATCACCGGCGGCCACGGCAGCTACACCATCCAGTTCAGCCACTACGACAACGTGCCGCCGGCGCAGCAGGAGAAGATGGCGTCCCGCCACAAGGCGCAGCAGGACACCGACTGA